From Diospyros lotus cultivar Yz01 chromosome 4, ASM1463336v1, whole genome shotgun sequence, a single genomic window includes:
- the LOC127798876 gene encoding F-box protein At5g39450-like, with protein MASDHCGSSLLLALPDNVFAIVTRSLSPRDVCNLGLCCRSLYALAAFDKVWLSQCDVIGVVPHQDLIDWRKGVASYKALCRFLVSVQPLIGIWVHQNPELGNVVYVMPGFLSVVGCRIIPQELGPLGIEDGPILWTPVFEIVADFDGSAAFFLHGRERENDYFYPGLLKPVDRNCNVLLLEAEPRQQRNGGKLVHNKSFGYNLDTESSRRISRSDSGLSKSQRVTRHTAPAVPFSRLAFGDRRKLLKIVTSQVRFQVPDSANGLFFPCLRGDEANIHQDVALLSERRSLLIQMYKFGGGCDNLKGSPDLPPDPAELQLSEIRKSLDCSGGLHKSSNGHDGCTQSIKRKSLGGYFRDSLKQILGKSSSNNGSHEIRKTGCSSSENRHAHLIEFLRSGDTIGLTLHASTLKLSSYKAWPPHMHDSQFALYKLPVQAPEVGQEYAGLWGGTFGWPPGPGKPTEDKPGKALFFLQLSYEESQGQQLLIATKILEGTHCVLHPNGSAMFIVNTDMPSLEPFPWATDGDSNPVDVKNAFVGKGITYGYGFRYPGSRPGFLFVIEGGLLAFIWKESRAVLTLQRLNLPELLKKGQRVPALPPSLNFSYLKKSYSNVYAGFSNTSTCLCSPRCALAL; from the coding sequence ATGGCGTCTGATCACTGTGGATCCAGCCTGCTTCTAGCGCTGCCAGACAATGTTTTTGCCATTGTGACCCGGTCTCTCTCTCCCAGAGACGTTTGTAATCTGGGTTTGTGCTGCCGGAGCCTATATGCTCTTGCAGCTTTTGATAAGGTCTGGCTTTCCCAATGTGACGTGATAGGAGTTGTTCCCCATCAGGACCTTATTGATTGGCGAAAGGGTGTTGCGTCTTATAAGGCTCTTTGTCGGTTCCTTGTCAGCGTTCAGCCGTTAATTGGAATTTGGGTTCATCAGAACCCGGAGCTAGGAAATGTTGTTTATGTGATGCCTGGTTTTCTTTCAGTTGTTGGATGCCGTATCATCCCGCAAGAGCTAGGTCCGTTGGGTATTGAAGATGGTCCTATTTTGTGGACTCCCGTCTTTGAAATTGTTGCTGATTTTGATGGTTCAGCTGCATTCTTTTTACATGGGAGGGAGAGGGAAAATGACTACTTTTATCCTGGTTTGCTCAAGCCTGTTGACAGAAACTGCAATGTGCTACTGCTTGAAGCTGAGCCCAGGCAACAAAGAAATGGAGGCAAATTGGTTCATAATAAAAGCTTTGGTTATAATTTGGATACGGAGTCTTCAAGAAGGATTTCTCGATCAGATAGTGGGCTTTCAAAATCTCAAAGAGTAACTAGGCATACTGCTCCAGCAGTGCCTTTCAGCCGATTGGCATTTGGTGATCGAAGAAAGCTGCTGAAGATTGTCACCAGTCAAGTTCGTTTCCAGGTACCAGATTCAGCAAATGGGTTGTTCTTTCCGTGTTTGAGGGGTGATGAGGCAAATATTCACCAGGATGTGGCACTCTTATCTGAGCGGAGATCATTACTTATTCAGATGTATAAGTTTGGTGGGGGGTGTGACAATTTGAAGGGCAGTCCAGATCTGCCTCCAGATCCCGCTGAGTTGCAATTGAGTGAGATCAGGAAGAGTCTTGATTGTTCAGGGGGTCTTCATAAGTCCTCCAATGGCCATGATGGTTGCACGCAAAGCATTAAAAGGAAAAGTCTTGGTGGTTATTTTAGGGATAGCCTAAAACAGATATTAGGGAAGTCAAGCTCAAACAATGGTAGCCATGAAATCCGGAAAACTGGTTGTTCAAGCAGCGAGAATAGGCATGCCCATCTTATTGAGTTTCTGCGGTCTGGTGATACAATTGGATTGACTTTACATGCCTCAACTTTGAAGTTGTCTTCTTATAAAGCATGGCCGCCACATATGCATGATAGTCAATTTGCTCTTTACAAGTTGCCTGTGCAGGCCCCAGAGGTGGGGCAAGAATATGCTGGTCTATGGGGAGGGACTTTTGGATGGCCTCCAGGTCCAGGAAAGCCTACTGAAGACAAACCTGGAAAAGCTCTGTTCTTTCTTCAGCTCTCCTATGAAGAATCACAAGGACAGCAGCTCCTCATTGCAACCAAAATATTAGAGGGGACCCATTGTGTTTTGCATCCAAATGGCTCTGCAATGTTTATAGTGAATACTGACATGCCTTCACTTGAGCCTTTCCCCTGGGCTACTGATGGAGATTCCAATCCTGTTGATGTTAAGAATGCCTTTGTTGGGAAAGGAATTACATATGGATATGGTTTTCGATATCCTGGCTCAAGGCCTGGTTTTCTTTTTGTGATCGAAGGTGGATTGCTTGCCTTTATATGGAAGGAATCCAGGGCTGTTTTGACCTTGCAGAGGCTTAATTTGCCAGAGCTTTTGAAGAAGGGTCAACGGGTGCCTGCTCTACCTCCTAGTTTGAACttctcatatttaaaaaaatcctaCTCAAATGTGTATGCTGGCTTCTCAAACACTTCAACCTGCCTGTGTTCACCAAGGTGTGCACTTGCTCTGTAA